In Streptomyces dangxiongensis, one DNA window encodes the following:
- a CDS encoding TIGR03936 family radical SAM-associated protein — MQRIRLRYTKRGRLRFTSHRDFQRAFERALRRAEVPMAYSAGFTPHPKVSYANAAPTGTGSEAEYLEIALTRACDPETLRVLLDESLPAGLDVIDAVEARTSGLADRLTASVWELRLDGVDPADAERAVAAFAGAGTVEVQRMTKNGVRTFDARPAVVSLDTHGSPADRPTDHPCAILRLVVRHVTPAVRPDDVLSGLRAVADLAPPVPAAVTRLAQGLLDEETGTVTDPLAPDREAAQALTAAPAAAATAPTPEGSA; from the coding sequence GTGCAGCGCATCCGACTGCGCTACACCAAGCGCGGCCGCCTGAGGTTCACCAGCCACCGAGACTTCCAGCGCGCCTTCGAGCGTGCGCTGCGCCGCGCCGAGGTGCCCATGGCGTACTCGGCGGGGTTCACGCCCCATCCGAAGGTGTCGTACGCCAATGCCGCACCCACCGGCACGGGCAGTGAGGCGGAATATCTGGAGATCGCGCTCACCCGGGCGTGCGACCCGGAGACCCTGCGCGTCCTCCTCGACGAGTCGCTGCCCGCCGGGCTCGACGTGATCGACGCGGTGGAGGCGCGGACCTCGGGTCTCGCCGACCGGCTGACGGCCTCCGTCTGGGAGCTGCGGCTGGACGGGGTCGACCCGGCCGACGCCGAGCGCGCGGTCGCGGCCTTCGCCGGGGCCGGCACCGTCGAGGTGCAGCGCATGACCAAGAACGGCGTCCGTACCTTCGACGCCCGCCCCGCCGTGGTGAGCCTCGACACGCACGGATCGCCGGCTGATAGGCCGACAGACCACCCCTGTGCGATACTGCGGCTGGTTGTTCGGCACGTGACGCCTGCCGTACGACCCGACGACGTCCTGTCCGGTCTCCGCGCCGTGGCCGACCTGGCGCCGCCGGTCCCCGCAGCGGTGACCAGGCTGGCGCAGGGGCTGCTCGATGAAGAGACCGGCACGGTGACCGACCCGCTCGCGCCCGACCGCGAGGCAGCCCAGGCCCTTACGGCCGCACCGGCTGCCGCCGCGACGGCGCCGACGCCGGAAGGTTCCGCGTAG